One segment of Haemophilus influenzae DNA contains the following:
- a CDS encoding DUF2322 family protein: protein MNFKEILETLPNIDHLMGLNVMNGETIIHNIPAIQGKLGSLRLYNALAEKFNGKLNRTSAQQGVEWFAEHVEDAKANPGKHPNIDLLFKVVDENLNLTLIPLC from the coding sequence ATGAACTTTAAAGAAATTTTAGAAACCTTGCCCAACATCGATCATCTAATGGGTTTAAATGTGATGAATGGAGAAACTATTATCCATAACATTCCTGCGATACAAGGTAAATTAGGATCGCTTCGCCTTTATAATGCGTTGGCTGAAAAATTTAACGGGAAATTAAACCGAACTTCCGCACAACAAGGTGTTGAATGGTTTGCAGAACACGTCGAAGATGCAAAAGCGAATCCAGGCAAACATCCAAACATTGATTTACTATTTAAAGTGGTTGATGAAAATCTTAATTTAACCCTCATTCCACTTTGCTAA